The DNA sequence TGTGGTGATGCAGCGCGGAAAGGCGCCACGCGCTGCCGAGCGTTTTATGGGGCTCACCTTAACTCTACCCGGAGGGCAAGAGACCTCCGTTTTTGTGGCAACGACAGACGCGGCCCGCCAGGTGGCGGACCATGTGCTCGATATGATCATCACATCAACGGGCGATGATCATGAACTTGCTTCAGCGGCGCTAGCGCAGGCACTGCTCGACTTACAGGCGCGCACGCGATCCCCTTTGGAGGAACGAACACACCATGACGACCAAAAAGAAGCCGGTTAGACACATTTTGAGCCTGTCGGGGGGCAAGGATAGTGCCGCGCTTGCGATTTACATGCGCGATCGCGTGCCGGACATGGAGTACATCTTCAGTGACACTCTGAAGGAGTTGCCTGAGACCTATCAATATCTGGATCGGATCGCTGCTTACTTAGGTAAAGAGGTCACGCGCCTCAATGCTGATATCGGTTTCGACCATTGGTACGAGATGTACGGAGGGATGATCCCCTCGAATCACCGCCGGTGGTGCACGCGCGCACTGAAGCTCAAGCCGTTCGAACAGTACTGTGGCGATGACGAGATCATCAATTACGTTGGGCTGCGAGCCGAGGAAAATCGCAGTGGCTACATCAGCCACAAGCCCAATATCAAGGCGGTCTATCCTTTTAAGGACGATGGCCTGGTTTTGCGCGACATCGAGGAAATCCTCAAAACGTCCGGCGTCGGTATGCCGCCCTATACAAATTGGGGGCGCACGCGTTCGGGTTGCTATTTCTGTTTCTACCAACAGAAGATTGAAT is a window from the Burkholderia vietnamiensis LMG 10929 genome containing:
- a CDS encoding phosphoadenosine phosphosulfate reductase family protein, translated to MTTKKKPVRHILSLSGGKDSAALAIYMRDRVPDMEYIFSDTLKELPETYQYLDRIAAYLGKEVTRLNADIGFDHWYEMYGGMIPSNHRRWCTRALKLKPFEQYCGDDEIINYVGLRAEENRSGYISHKPNIKAVYPFKDDGLVLRDIEEILKTSGVGMPPYTNWGRTRSGCYFCFYQQKIEWVRLKETYPDLYEKAKAYEKPYEKTGNFFTWSQGESLAELEMPERMEQIRREHVIRMDRLKARKENVTLAEVFAEADRGEELDEDDDQGCLVCQL